The Rhodobacter sp. 24-YEA-8 genome window below encodes:
- a CDS encoding ferritin-like domain-containing protein, with protein sequence MKTLQDAFEHTLQDIYWAENALLKALPKVSKSVNNAELKAAFDDHLTETKGHVATLDKVFKSIGKKASGEKCDAMAGLLKEADGLIEEAEGHALDVALIGAAQAVEHYEIARYGTLREWAKVLGHDEAHTLLGSVLDEEKAANAKLTALAVMAVNEAGNKRN encoded by the coding sequence ATGAAGACGCTTCAGGATGCCTTTGAGCATACGTTGCAGGATATCTACTGGGCCGAGAACGCGCTCTTGAAGGCGCTGCCCAAGGTTTCGAAGTCTGTTAACAATGCCGAACTGAAGGCAGCTTTCGATGATCACCTGACCGAGACGAAGGGCCATGTCGCCACGCTGGACAAGGTGTTCAAATCCATTGGCAAGAAAGCCTCTGGCGAGAAATGCGATGCCATGGCCGGCCTTCTGAAAGAGGCCGATGGGCTGATCGAAGAGGCCGAAGGACACGCGCTTGACGTGGCGCTGATCGGAGCTGCGCAGGCTGTCGAGCATTACGAGATCGCCCGATATGGCACCTTGCGCGAATGGGCGAAGGTTCTGGGACATGATGAGGCCCATACCTTGCTCGGCTCCGTTCTCGATGAGGAAAAGGCTGCCAATGCGAAGCTGACCGCGCTTGCGGTCATGGCCGTGAACGAGGCCGGCAACAAGCGGAACTGA
- a CDS encoding PRC-barrel domain-containing protein produces the protein MDHTRHIRLNDTELTEAVLNGATIYGPGDEKIGHVSEVHGQGNAAQVVVDVGGFLGIGAKPVSVPARDLEFMRDGSNAVHAVTRWTKDELKALPEHRH, from the coding sequence ATGGACCACACCAGACATATCCGCCTGAACGACACCGAACTGACCGAGGCTGTCCTGAACGGAGCCACCATCTACGGCCCCGGCGATGAGAAGATCGGCCATGTTTCCGAAGTACATGGGCAGGGCAATGCCGCTCAGGTCGTTGTCGATGTCGGCGGCTTCCTCGGCATCGGAGCGAAGCCGGTTTCTGTGCCTGCGCGTGACCTCGAGTTCATGCGCGATGGGAGCAATGCCGTCCATGCGGTGACCCGCTGGACCAAAGACGAGCTGAAGGCACTGCCGGAACATCGCCACTGA